The following DNA comes from Clupea harengus chromosome 9, Ch_v2.0.2, whole genome shotgun sequence.
ACCAGTTTtccaatgtaaatgtaatgtaacaatGTTTGCACATGTTgtcctgttgtttgtgtgtgtgtgggtggtggtgttgacTATCTGATTTCAATCACTGACATCACACATTTCAATAATGTTAATTTGACAGGTTATTTTACAATATTCTTTGCCTGGTGCATTCCATGCGTGAGCTGGTGTGTCTTCTCCAAGAACTTATGTTACAgtgttaaaataaattatacaaGGTGCTACAATGCCTAAATAAACCTAAATCGCATCTTCAGTCTACATCTGCCACTTTATGAACTGTTTAAATAAAGTAAGCCTTTAAGGAAATTGATTGATTCCACTTTTACATACATTCActcaattcaaatcaattctGAAAAAAatgggggagaaaaggagagggagaatagaGAATCAGAGGCAAGCCAGTGGATTCATACAAATATAAGAGGATAGCCTACATGCTGGATATGTACATGATATAAACATGATTGATGAGTCCATGACACATAAAAGAAGgtatatgcatgtatacatacagAATTACTATACAAATTGATATGAAAATGGGGGGTGATCCCAAACCTggattagggtaagggaagaaACTGGGATACAAACTCTGGTAACCTTTGGCACCCAAAGAGAACGACAAGTAATATGGCCACATCATCAGTATCAATGACAGGACATTATGATATAGAGAGGGGTGAATAggtaggaggagagggagaggttgccCGGTatgatcatttttattttagctaCGGTTGATGGGGTTGGATAATGGAcatctgttattgtgtgtgaaAACATATCACCAGGCACATATCACATTAGTATTATACCTGCCTCGATTAATTTTGCCGAAACTGTTATTTCAGGTTTCCTTTAATAGGTTACTCTTCAGAAATCCCCGAAATGTTAGCCAGACACCTCTCTAGGAAGGTAAGATATCATAATTATACGCAAATTATGATGATTATGTTAACTGTTGTGGAATATATTGCTGTCTGTTGGTAAGAAGAGTATTTTCTTTGTAATCCTGCAGGAAGAACTTGATGAAGTTGTAAGGACATGGAATTCACACAAGCCCAGAATGTATCAGAAGGTCGTCCAGTCTTGTTGTGTACAGTCCCTCAGATGTTTGGTGCAGAGGACAGACTGAAACTGAGTGACCAAGAAGAGGTGATCTATCCATGTAAGGAGGAGTGTACACCCAAGGGTCAATTACCTTGTGCTGAAACAGTTTGAGCTATCTGTATTACTGATGCAGGAAAATGGATGGACTCTTCAAAAGatgcatctgctgctgctgaactATACACATGGCTAAGAATGGAGATACAACAACACCTTTAAAGATGGTTCACTTGTccccactttaaaaaaaaaggagatgGAGTATCAATTGCTTttagtattatttatttttttatttaaagaacaAAGCAAAGTTTGAGGAGGGGAAAGTATTCTCTCTAGGAACCGTGCTTCCTTTGGCTACCACCCAAACCTTGAGAGACTGTATCTGGGTGCGTTTATTCACACGCAAGTCACTGTGTGACATAACATCCCACAAGGCGAGGTCAAGGGCAAGGCTGCTCTTAGAGGACTCATTATCTGAGCATTTGCATCTGTTTGGATTTGtattaaatctctctctccctctctcacgtcTTTCCTTCCATGTGGTCTTTAAGTTATGGAGAAAACAAATATGGAGAGAAAAATGTCTCAAAATTATTTGTAAATAATGATCCACAAATATGCAACAATTTCTATCCACAAatacagacagggacagacTGCACAGCGAGTGGTGTTACATTAATATTTGCATGCCTTTACCCACTACAACCCAAGTGGTTATGGTTGAAGTGTAGCCATGAATGGAAATATTTTGTCTTCCGTGCATTAGACATATAGCAGGATGATCCCAAGGAAGGTTAGGAGGACCATTATGACAATATTCTTAATGCTTTACATTCATGCCTACAAGAGTATCCAGTAGCTATTTCCATTTCATGCTCATAGTTTAGTTAAACGGTTAAACAAGAGTGGCACTATTATCTGCATAGCTTTACCGATGAAGCGAAAAATATTCCGTTTGTTGAGTTCTGCCAGGAGGACCATCAGGTTGACGCTTTGATGACAGCACAACCGCAAGCTACGTACACTAAGCCCTGCCTGAATAAAAGAGGCTTGTCATGATCAAATCGAAAGTTCAAAATTGAATATTCAGCGAATGTCAAATCTCAAACTAGCTTCATCGCGGTGCAGACCTTCAATGACAGTGCCTCGAAGCAGTCCCAGCGTGGAGATGTCAACGTTTAAGGATAGCGTTCTCTCTGCGTTTTATTATAAAACTGAAAATTATGACACTGTGAAAAATTATAAAGTTGGCATATTATACAGAGTTACTCAGCTGTGTATCATTGGATACCTAATCTGGTAAGCACATACCCGCGGTAGACTTACATGCAGCGGTAATAGACGACGTTTGTGtttaacatttgttttttgttctttggTCAAATGATAACACTATATATCTATTGATTTCAAATTATTTCTTGGATGAGTTGTACTGATTTGTATCGGAGAGAGAAGATAATGGTTGTTCTCACTCATCAATTTTGCGTTTGTTCCAACTGATGAACGGACTAACTGATAACGGATAAGTAACTGACTGTCTTGGTAATATGAAGTGATCTTTCTTGGTGGTGGTATGAAGTGATATTTCTCGTTGTTGATTTATACATTTGTCGTCTTTTATCTTTTGCCTAGGTGGGTTTTTGTCATGAAGAAGGGCTATCAAGCAGTAGAGGAGTCCATACAGAGCTCTGTAATCACCAAAGTGAAGGGTGTTGTACCAATCAATTCCAGCGACACAGGACTCAGTGTGTGGGGACCGGAGGACTATGTAATTCCACCTCATGTGAGTCCGGACGTATGGCAATGATGTAGTTCTTGTGAAATGTTATTCAAACTTACCTGCTCTATCTTACCCATTTTTTTGCTTAGCTCTGAGTGGTATCACAGGCCtaacacatatatgtacattcaaatatattgcaCTGTTGTAGACAGatattttttctccatttttgtCTTTGCAGGGTGAAGCTAATTTCTTCATCACAACCACTGTCACAAAAATACCCAATCAGACATTAGACAAATGTGCAGAAGTAAGTGCCTCTCTTACAGTGTTTACAAGCAGACACGTAGGGTGCTACACAGATCAACATTCCCTGTATATCTCTCTGAATTCTGAATTACATTATCATTGAATTCTAAGTATTTGTGAAACATTTGCCATTTTGCACTAAATTATAAGTATTATCCTCCTTTTGTCAAACTTTGGGTTCTGAAATTTCTCATAACACAAAATTGTTAACCAGTACCAGCAACCActgatttttcttcttcttcttcttcttcttcttcttcttcttcttcttcttcttcttcaatgtAAAAGAGTGAAAATCCCTCTCTTGATCCAGTTTTgtccgttctgggctactgAAGAAACATGGTGGCACAAGATGGTGGCTTCCATGGAATATGATCTGCCCCCATATGAAGGGCTtgttctaagctaacgaaaacacaacaattcatAATTTCCGGTGCttatacacatttaaaaagacaATCACATGTTCCTTTTCTGCTAATAGACCCCCTAAAtcccacacactgcacctttaacacatACATAGCCCGTGCAAGAGGCGTTTtctgaaaaatgaaaacatattgAATGTCCACTGAGGTAGTTACTAAACAAATATAATGATGTACTGGTGATGTCCACCTTTTCCCAGTGATTCAGCATCTAACCCACTTTAAGCTCTTCAACAGCAGTCACACACCAATCTTTACACCTCATATGGCTAACCAGTAAAGCCCTGACTGACTCAACTCTATCTGCTTTTTTCTGTAGAACACTGCCCCACAGGTTAAAAAAGCTTTATGTTTGTTATCCTTTCAGAGCGATACGGTTCCGGATGGCCGCTGTAGTGACCATGGTGACTGCCCATCTGAAGAGCCAGTTAGAGCTGGTCATGGTATGACTAAGGAAGTACCATATTATGAGAGTGTAATTAGGCTATTCAGTCGTGAAAAACAAGCCAAGTCACCATGGGGTACTAACAGGAAAAATAGatgcttttctttttacatAAACATGAAGTGAGTGATTGACCTTTAAGGAAGGTTTATTTGGCTGGATGTGATGGGGTGTAGTGTCTTTTACTCAATGTCCAGCTGCTTATTGTTTATGTGATAACAGCAAACATGAAATAGCATACTATTTTCAACAGAATCCTTGTCTGCTTTGGTGAAAGTCTTTTTATTTACATGTGATATCTATACTTTAGGAATAAAGACTGGTCGGTGCTTGAAAAAGGACAGAAATGACAAAGGGACATGTGAAATACGTGGCTGGTGTCCAGGCGAAGAGAGTCAGAAATCCCAGTGAGACACTTTTTACTACAGCGACATGTACTTTCACTGAGAAACTTTTTTCTTTGTAAATTAAGAAATATATGGTCTGTAGACCAAATCACCAAGAGCTTCCATCAAACAATCCTGTTCACATGAAATTATTACTGTTGTAAAGCAGACTGTTTGTTCATGTCCATGAATAGGTGAATGCCATGGTTTGTATCATAAACATACATGAGAGTAAAACTGTTGGTGGAAAaatcatctctctttttttttcctgtatgtCAGTGTGCTAGAGAAAGCTGAAAACTTTACCATCTATATCAAGAACTTCATCAGATTTCCAAGATTCAGCTTTTCAAAGTAAGTCAAAGGTCTGGTCAGTTCTGGGGAAAGAATGGAGTAATGTGATCTTATTAGTGGCATGATGCCGTGGCTCAAAGCTACCCTCTTGATTCCAGATCAAACGTCCGTGAGACACAAGACAAGAATTATTTACCGACGTGCAACTACGATGAGTCGGTCCATCCTTACTGTCCCATCTTCCGTCTGGGGGATATTATTAACAAAACTGGACACAAGTTTCAGGACATTTCTCAAGCAGTGAGTATACTTTTTGTATCAGTTTGACAAGTGTAATATGCAGTGATAAACTACTGAATACAGGTGGAGGGTAAAGTAGACCAACATTATTGTATATGACCTGATAACGTCATGACTTTACTTAGTTTCTTAATTTCTTTTTAAttgtgtaaatatatttttactAGGTTTTAAAGGTAACACAAATCAACACAGTGTTACCAAGCTCATATAATAGGTCATCCCTGCATGCAAATACAGGTAACGCAAATTGATCTCAGGACTACAAGAGGTTTATTTAAAGTTTGTGATGAAACGTATTATATATGACAGATGTTCTCCGGGGTAGCTAGGTGCATTGTAGCACCTTGTATCATTTTTTGCAACACTGTAACATAAGTTCTTGGAGAAGACACACCAGCTAATGCATGGAATGCACCAAGCAATAAATATTGTAACATTGTGATATGGTGCATTTGGCCTTGATGGAGGTCAGTGCTGTCCTAGTGCCCTTCTAGTAATAAttgtagttattattattattatgtgctaTTGAATGTGAAACTGCTACACAGATGTAGTGAGCCACACACTATGTGTCTCctgtgagaggagaagaggtttCAGAAGTGTAAGGCGCTTGGGTTGTAGGTTTGTCTTTCATGTAACACAGGGCTGTTAAAAGTTGTGTGTaatcttttttatgtttttttaatcttttttatgGTTGGTTGCTTTAttgtgtaaatatatttttacgAGGTAGCTCTAAACAGCACACATAtttgacctcattctcgaacattttcttaagtgtcttcttaaatatcttcttacggacttcaaaagaccaacctaagaaaagatctctgccggattcatgaacgcctggaaatgtgtacttaaaccgccaaagtgtcc
Coding sequences within:
- the LOC116221737 gene encoding P2X purinoceptor 5-like, which encodes MKKGYQAVEESIQSSVITKVKGVVPINSSDTGLSVWGPEDYVIPPHGEANFFITTTVTKIPNQTLDKCAESDTVPDGRCSDHGDCPSEEPVRAGHGMTKEVPYYESVIRLFSREKQAKSPWGIKTGRCLKKDRNDKGTCEIRGWCPGEESQKSHVLEKAENFTIYIKNFIRFPRFSFSKSNVRETQDKNYLPTCNYDESVHPYCPIFRLGDIINKTGHKFQDISQAGAAIGILINWNCNLDIGSSQYHPKYSFIRLDLNTTLKSITTFNFRYARYYKNATGHNYRTLFKVYGIRFHVMVHGKAGKFSIIPTLVKIGSGIGLLGVAT